A window of Solanum stenotomum isolate F172 chromosome 3, ASM1918654v1, whole genome shotgun sequence contains these coding sequences:
- the LOC125857450 gene encoding NAD(P)H-quinone oxidoreductase subunit 1, chloroplastic: protein MIIDTTEIETINSFSKLESLKEVYGIIWMLVPIVTLVLGITIGVLVIVWLEREISAGIQQRIGPEYAGPLGILQALADGTKLLLKENLIPSTGDTRLFSIGPSIAVISIFLSYSVIPFGDHLVLADLSIGVFFWIAISSIAPVGLLMSGYGSNNKYSFLGGLRAAAQSISYEIPLALCVLSISLRVIR from the coding sequence ATGATAATTGATACAACAGAAATAGAGACTATCAATTCTTTTTCCAAATTGGAATCCTTAAAAGAAGTCTATGGGATCATATGGATGCTTGTCCCTATTGTGACTCTTGTATTAGGAATCACAATAGGTGTACTAGTAATTGTTTGGTTAGAAAGAGAAATATCTGCAGGAATACAACAACGTATCGGGCCTGAATATGCCGGCCCTTTAGGAATTCTTCAAGCTCTAGCAGATGGGACAAAACTACTTTTGAAAGAGAACCTTATTCCATCTACAGGAGATACTCGTTTATTCAGTATTGGGCCATCCATAGCAGTAATATCTATCTTTCTAAGTTATTCAGTAATTCCTTTTGGTGATCACCTTGTTCTAGCCGATCTTAGTATTGGTGTTTTTTTTTGGATTGCCATTTCAAGTATTGCTCCCGTTGGACTTCTTATGTCGGGGTATGgatcaaataataaatattccTTTTTAGGTGGTCTACGGGCAGCTGCTCAATCAATTAGTTATGAAATACCATTAGCTCTATGTGTGTTATCAATATCTCTACGTGTGATTCGGTGA